A stretch of [Clostridium] scindens DNA encodes these proteins:
- the atpA gene encoding F0F1 ATP synthase subunit alpha, producing the protein MSAISSDEIISILKEEIENYEVMSRDQEVGTVVSVGDGIATIYGIDHAMYGEIVTLENGLKGMVQDIKLNEISCILFGDDSGIKQGTKVARTGKRAGIPVGEAYIGRIVDPLGAPIDGRGEIKADGYRPIEQEAPGIVERKSVSVPLETGILSIDSMFPIGRGQRELIIGDRQTGKTSIAMDAILNQKGKDVICIYVAIGQKASTVAQLVNTLRSSDALDYTTVFCSTASECAPLQYIVPYSATALAEYFMYQGKDVLIVYDDLSKHAVAYRAISLLLGRSPGREAYPGDVFYLHSRLLERSSRLSDEAGGGSITALPIIETQAGDVSAYIPTNVISITDGQIFLESDLFNAGMRPAVNVGLSVSRVGGAAQTKAMKKASGSVRIDLAQAREMESFTQFSSDLDDATKTQLKYGSCLTELLKQPLGHPLSMHEQVITLCVATHKIMLDIPTDKVKEFQTDMLAFFDREHPEIVQEIEVRRVLDDDLTEKILNAAKEFKEKR; encoded by the coding sequence GTGAGTGCAATTAGTTCAGATGAGATTATCTCTATACTGAAAGAGGAAATAGAGAACTATGAAGTAATGAGCAGGGATCAGGAAGTGGGAACCGTCGTCTCCGTAGGTGACGGCATTGCCACGATCTATGGAATCGACCACGCGATGTATGGGGAGATCGTAACTTTGGAGAATGGGCTTAAGGGCATGGTGCAGGACATCAAGTTAAATGAGATCAGCTGTATCTTGTTCGGCGATGACTCAGGCATTAAGCAGGGCACCAAAGTGGCCCGGACAGGCAAGAGGGCGGGGATCCCGGTAGGCGAGGCCTATATAGGCAGGATTGTGGATCCTCTTGGCGCGCCCATTGATGGAAGGGGAGAGATCAAGGCAGACGGCTACCGCCCCATTGAGCAGGAAGCGCCAGGAATCGTAGAGCGCAAATCCGTCAGCGTGCCTTTGGAGACGGGAATCCTGTCCATTGATTCTATGTTTCCGATCGGACGTGGGCAAAGAGAGCTGATTATCGGCGATCGCCAGACAGGGAAGACTTCCATTGCCATGGACGCGATCCTGAACCAGAAGGGGAAGGATGTTATCTGCATCTATGTGGCGATCGGGCAGAAGGCATCCACCGTAGCCCAGCTGGTGAATACGCTAAGAAGCAGCGATGCCTTGGACTATACTACGGTATTCTGCTCTACGGCAAGCGAATGCGCGCCTCTCCAATATATCGTCCCGTATTCGGCGACTGCTCTGGCAGAATATTTTATGTACCAGGGAAAAGATGTCCTCATTGTCTATGACGATCTTTCCAAGCACGCGGTTGCTTACCGGGCAATCTCCCTGCTGCTTGGACGTTCTCCCGGCAGGGAGGCTTATCCGGGAGACGTATTCTATCTGCACTCAAGACTTCTGGAACGAAGCAGTCGCTTAAGCGACGAAGCAGGCGGCGGATCTATTACGGCCCTTCCGATTATTGAGACCCAGGCGGGGGATGTGTCCGCGTATATCCCTACCAATGTGATTTCGATTACCGATGGCCAGATATTTCTGGAAAGCGATCTGTTCAACGCAGGCATGCGCCCGGCTGTGAACGTGGGCCTGTCTGTATCCCGTGTGGGAGGGGCAGCGCAGACTAAGGCTATGAAAAAGGCATCCGGAAGCGTGAGGATTGATCTTGCGCAGGCCCGGGAGATGGAATCATTCACACAGTTTAGTTCGGATCTGGATGATGCGACTAAGACGCAACTTAAGTACGGCAGCTGCCTGACCGAACTTTTGAAGCAGCCTCTGGGCCATCCTTTAAGCATGCATGAGCAGGTAATAACCTTGTGCGTGGCAACCCATAAGATCATGCTGGATATACCGACGGATAAAGTCAAGGAATTCCAGACGGATATGCTGGCATTCTTTGACAGAGAGCATCCGGAAATCGTGCAGGAGATTGAGGTAAGAAGGGTGCTGGATGATGACCTGACTGAAAAGATATTGAATGCGGCAAAGGAATTTAAAGAAAAAAGATAG
- the atpH gene encoding ATP synthase F1 subunit delta, translating into MTAVKKVKKERLTLSAIRYARVLSELGIARETVEEAFEAFEAVPELAEVLASPVVDDSQKHAAIDRIFPKEIRSFLKVAVDHGQAGIMEEIFQAYEEQRLREEGTVTARLRFVTIPSKEQQERMEAYICKEFHGTRVQWEMEEDASLIGGFVLSVEGKEYDYSMQGQLARMEQQLIRR; encoded by the coding sequence GTGACGGCAGTGAAGAAAGTTAAGAAAGAACGCCTAACGCTATCCGCTATCCGGTACGCCAGGGTGCTGTCAGAACTGGGAATTGCCAGAGAGACGGTGGAAGAGGCGTTCGAGGCGTTCGAGGCAGTGCCCGAACTTGCGGAAGTATTGGCCAGTCCTGTGGTGGACGACAGCCAGAAGCATGCGGCGATCGACAGGATATTTCCAAAGGAAATCCGCAGCTTCCTCAAGGTAGCCGTGGATCACGGGCAGGCAGGCATTATGGAAGAAATCTTCCAGGCATATGAGGAGCAAAGGCTAAGGGAAGAAGGAACCGTGACCGCCAGGCTTAGGTTCGTCACAATACCATCCAAAGAGCAGCAGGAGAGGATGGAAGCGTATATATGCAAAGAATTTCACGGGACCCGGGTACAGTGGGAAATGGAAGAGGACGCAAGCCTGATTGGCGGCTTCGTACTGTCGGTGGAAGGAAAAGAGTATGATTACAGCATGCAAGGGCAGCTTGCGAGGATGGAACAACAATTAATCCGGAGGTGA
- the atpF gene encoding F0F1 ATP synthase subunit B gives MLRLDFNLVLEMINLVVLFLILRKFLFRPVMNIMEKRKAMIAEGLKNADEQQEAARELKKQYEDALSGAKDESLRMIEQAKLDARTEYDRILKEADAQAGKLLVTARETIDLEREQTLRDMKSQVAGLAMEAAKRLVTQQCQADDGRAIYDQFLKEAGDQGDGSEES, from the coding sequence GTGCTGAGATTAGATTTTAATCTTGTTCTGGAAATGATAAACCTGGTAGTGCTGTTTCTGATCCTCCGCAAGTTTCTGTTTCGCCCGGTTATGAACATTATGGAAAAGCGCAAGGCGATGATCGCCGAGGGGCTTAAGAATGCTGATGAGCAGCAGGAAGCGGCCCGGGAGCTTAAGAAGCAGTATGAGGATGCCTTAAGCGGGGCGAAGGACGAATCCCTCCGGATGATAGAACAGGCGAAGCTGGATGCGAGGACAGAGTATGACCGCATCTTAAAAGAGGCAGATGCGCAGGCGGGGAAATTGCTTGTGACAGCCAGGGAAACCATTGATCTTGAAAGAGAGCAGACACTAAGGGATATGAAGTCGCAAGTCGCCGGGCTGGCCATGGAAGCTGCAAAGAGGCTTGTAACGCAGCAGTGCCAGGCAGATGACGGCCGGGCTATCTATGACCAATTTCTGAAAGAAGCAGGTGATCAAGGTGACGGCAGTGAAGAAAGTTAA
- the atpE gene encoding ATP synthase F0 subunit C codes for MGTIIAIGAGVAVFTGIGAGIGIGIATGKAADAIARQPEAESKISKTLILGCALAEATAIYGFIIALLIIFFLK; via the coding sequence ATAGGTACAATTATTGCAATTGGAGCAGGCGTAGCAGTGTTTACAGGTATTGGAGCAGGTATTGGAATCGGAATCGCTACAGGCAAGGCAGCGGATGCCATCGCAAGACAGCCGGAAGCGGAGAGCAAGATCAGCAAGACATTGATTCTTGGATGCGCGCTGGCCGAGGCAACCGCCATCTATGGATTCATCATCGCGCTGCTGATAATCTTCTTCTTAAAATAG
- a CDS encoding F0F1 ATP synthase subunit A — protein sequence MEELNCQTVFTIPVFGGIAVDESIVVTWIIMAVLAVLSIVFVRNLKVENPGKVQLALESVISWAQDFFEGIIGRENRRYIPYLMTVALYLAVSNVIGLLGFKPPTKDLNVTAALALMSMVLIEYSGIHRNGVKHWAGHFAKPVPFVAPIMVMEVFIRPLSLCMRLFGNMLGGFVVMELVKQVVPLLVPIPLSFYFDIFDGLLQAYVFVFLTALFMNEEME from the coding sequence CTGGAAGAGTTAAACTGCCAGACCGTCTTTACGATTCCCGTATTCGGTGGAATTGCGGTTGATGAGTCTATCGTCGTGACGTGGATTATTATGGCAGTGCTTGCAGTTCTGTCAATCGTCTTTGTCAGGAACCTGAAGGTCGAGAATCCGGGCAAGGTGCAGCTGGCCCTGGAGTCTGTTATCAGCTGGGCGCAGGATTTCTTCGAAGGCATTATCGGAAGAGAAAACAGAAGGTACATTCCTTATCTGATGACGGTGGCGCTTTATCTGGCGGTATCCAATGTAATCGGCTTACTAGGGTTTAAGCCGCCGACGAAGGATCTTAATGTAACGGCGGCGCTCGCGCTTATGAGCATGGTCCTGATCGAATACTCCGGCATCCACAGGAATGGCGTGAAGCATTGGGCGGGGCATTTTGCCAAGCCGGTGCCTTTTGTGGCTCCCATCATGGTGATGGAAGTATTCATACGTCCGCTTTCGCTTTGCATGCGGCTATTTGGCAATATGCTGGGCGGCTTTGTGGTAATGGAACTGGTCAAGCAAGTGGTTCCTCTGCTTGTGCCAATTCCCTTAAGTTTTTATTTTGACATATTTGACGGATTGCTGCAGGCATACGTATTCGTGTTTTTAACAGCATTATTTATGAATGAAGAAATGGAATAA